The DNA window TTATGAAGGAAGCGAGTAATAAATGAGCGATATCTTGATTCGATATGCAAATGAAAATGAATGTCCACTAGTTTTAGATTTTATTAAAGGCATTGCAAAGTATGAAAAAATGAGTGATCAAGTAGAAGCAACTGTAGAATCATTATATGAAGCTATCTTTGTCAAAAAGGACTGTAAAGTCCTTATTGCTTTTAAGTTAGATGTTCCGATTGGATTTGCTTTGTTTTTCTATAATTTTTCAACATTTAAAGGAAGAAA is part of the Bacillota bacterium genome and encodes:
- a CDS encoding GNAT family N-acetyltransferase, giving the protein MSDILIRYANENECPLVLDFIKGIAKYEKMSDQVEATVESLYEAIFVKKDCKVLIAFKLDVPIGFALFFYNFSTFKGRKGLYLEDLFIYPEYRGYSYGKQLITHLIHIAKQENCGRMEWVCLDWNQNAIDFYVKLEAKPLTEWTIFRLDEEKFK